The nucleotide window TTCGGTCTTCGGCCTCCTGCGTCTCCGCGAGGCGCTGTTCGAGATCTCTGACGCGCTCCTGCGCCTCCTGGAGCCCCTTTTCATAGGATCTCATCGACGCGACGATCTCGTCGAGGAACGCGTCAACTTCTTCTTCGGCGTAGCCCCGGAGGGCAACACGAAACGTCTTCTGTTCGATGTCAATCGGATTCAACGACATGTAACCACCTCTGAGCGTCCGCGGGCAGCATAGCCCGGTTCAACAAACGATTCCTTGGAGCAGCGACAAACCGATCAATAACACCAACGGCGACAAGTCCAGCGCCATCCCTCCCATACGAAGCGGCGGGATCACACGTCGCAAAGGTCGCAGTACCGGATCCACGACAAGGGCGAGCGCGTCGCGAAGCTTCGCCACCGGATGATCGAACGGCACCTGGAACCAGTCGATGAGGATGCGAGCGAACACGACCAGTTCGTAGAGAAAGATCAGATTGCAGAGAAGCGCCATCTACTCGTCGTCCACGGCGTAGAGGTCGAGATCCGCGAGACGTCGTCGTTCCGCGCGGCCGAGACTGAGGCCGTGCGGAAGGATGAGGATCACGCCCTCGGCGATCTTGCCCATCGTGCCGTCGAGTCCGTAGGTGAGGCCGCTGGCGAAGTCGATCAGACGCCGCACCATGTCCGGATCCGTCTCCCGCATGTTCAGCACTACCGGCTGACGCCCTCGAATCCGGTCGGCGACTGTCTTCGCATCATCGAAT belongs to Gammaproteobacteria bacterium and includes:
- a CDS encoding YggT family protein; protein product: MALLCNLIFLYELVVFARILIDWFQVPFDHPVAKLRDALALVVDPVLRPLRRVIPPLRMGGMALDLSPLVLLIGLSLLQGIVC
- the sepF gene encoding cell division protein SepF, with the translated sequence MSSLFQKALLYLGLVDEEGLDEEQPEAAAVAPFQSNIRTVSGNDAHVRGRRVEPPEDIGHPGGSAVRATPRSETRVDIVTAVTFDDAKTVADRIRGRQPVVLNMRETDPDMVRRLIDFASGLTYGLDGTMGKIAEGVILILPHGLSLGRAERRRLADLDLYAVDDE